TGATGCGATCCTCGGGCTGACGCTCATCAACTGACTTCGATTTTCGCAAACTATCTTGAAGCGGCCCTTCGACAAAATAAAACAAACCGCTCGAATTCACCGTGTAGAAATATGTCGACAACAGCATCAATAAGAGTCCCGCTGCCAAAGTTTGAATCCATTTCTTCTTACCCATAAGATCCTCCCTTTTGATTGCTAGCTTCATTGTAAGATGACGGGTAAGAAATGGCAATGAATTGTTACAAATAAATACAAATTGTAGCAAAAAAAGAGCCCAATCCCTTTGCAGGAATTGAGCTCTTTCGACATACTGTGAATGACTTCACTTCACATGATAGGAGTTTAATGATTAGCTAAAAGGTGCATCCGCAACTTTAATGGAATCCGTCGGACAGCCATCTTGTGCATCTTGTAGGTCATCAAATAGATCTTCAGGGATTTCAGTTACCCCTTTGTTTCCGTCTCCGTCAAAAATCACTTCTGCCAAACCTTCATCATCATAATCATAGATGTCTGGAGCTGTAGCTCCGCATGCGCCGCAAGCGATGCAAGTATCTTTATCAACAAATGTATACTTTGCCATGATTTCTACTCCTCCTCAAATTATCCTCATTGTAAAATATAATATAAATACGGACAAAGTTCAAACCTTAAAATAGATTCCCGCCAAAATAATGTTCGATAAAATTCGCAATACGTCCCACTTCATTTAAATTTATAGAAGGGATATGCGGATAATAGCTCTCAGCGTCTTCCAAATCCGTCACAATAGCAATAGGACTAGGCTCAAGATGATGAACGATTTCTCTTTGTTCTATTGTACGAAATAAAGCAATCTTTGGATGCTTTTCCTTTTTAAAACCTTCTACAAAAATAAAATCCATGTGCGAGTAAGCCGTTAACTGCTCCTCTAAACTTACATTACCCCTTTTCTCATACGTGTGAATCATGTTCGGGGATAGCGTAATCACGGCATCAGCTCCCGAGCCAACATAGATCGACGAATCCGCTCCCGCGGCTTCTTTATAATGTCCATGAGCATCATGTTTCATTACAGCAATTCGATAGCCGCGCTGCTTCATTTCAATCACCAATTTAGCAATCAACGTTGTTTTCCCGCTATTCGAATAACCAGCGAAGCCGATGCAATGCGCCATTCCCTATCACTTCTCCTCTTCCTTATGGAGCGGATTTTTTTTCAAATGATCCATCTGCAAGGAAGTGCCCCTGGCCTTATGATTTCGTATAAAAGCGGACGGATCATCACTCATCATCCCTGCGGTCAGAATCGCGCTTTCCCCAAATTTATCACGCAGCCCGTCCATAATTTTGTTCAAATGCTCTCGCCGCGGCTGCTTCTCATAATCAAACAAATCCAATTGAATGAAGGTTTCTTCCTTCATCGTTAAATTCTGCAAGGTAATGCCCAACAATCGTACTGGTTTGCCGTCATCCCACTGGTGATCATACAACTCACACGCTGTTTTATAAATATCATCCATATGCTCCGTTGCCGTCGGGAGTGTGACAGAACGCGTGATCGTCCTCATGTCAGGATCGCGAATCGTAATCTGGATCGTCAAGGCCATCAACTCCTGTTTGCGCAGCCTTCTCGCTACTTGATCAGCCAGATTGAGGAAAACACGATGAATTTCTATGCGGTCTGTGTAGTCTCGCGGCAGCGTCGTGGTGTGGCCAATCGATTTGCTTTGTTCTTGCTCCGGATTTACAAGAGATGGATCAATGCCATTCGCTGATCGTTTCAGATGAGCACCGAGAACTCCGAATTGCTTCGTCAATAACAACTCATCCGCAGACGCTAATTGGCCTAAAGTAAGAATACCGAGTTTCTCCAATTTATCAGCGGTCTTTTTACCTATGCCGTACAAATAATTGCAAGGTTTATCCCATAATACATACGGCACATCACGAATGCGAAGCACAGAAATCCCATTCGGCTTCTTCATATCAGAGCCCATCTTGGCAAGCAGCTTATTCGGCGCAACTCCGATCGAGCAGGGCAGCTTCAATTCCTTCATAATTCGGTTCTGAATGCTGTTTGCGATATCCATAGGCGTTCCAAACTGTTTGGAACCCGTTATATCCACAAAACATTCATCAATGGACATGGATTCCACCATAGGCGAATAACTATAAGCTATCTGCATGAATCGTCGGGAGAAATCGCGATACAATTCAAAGTCAGGTCGAATCAATATCAAATCCGGGCATATTTTCAGAGCTTGCCTAACCTGCATACCCGTTTTGATCCCCATTCCTCGCGCTGTATAAGATGAAGTAACAATTATTCCTTTGCGAAGTTCAACACTTCCAGCAACAGCAATGGGTTTGCCTTTATACAATTCAGGCTCAACGGCCTCATGGACAGAACAATAGAACGCATTCATATCAATATGCAAAATGACTCTACCTTGTTTGGGATAATGATGCCCCACTGTCACCATTTCACATTCCCTCCCATGCTCCAAGACGTTAGACCAGAGCCATTTTCAGCATACAAAAAAATATTGTTTCAAGCA
Above is a genomic segment from Paenibacillus sp. HWE-109 containing:
- a CDS encoding ferredoxin; amino-acid sequence: MAKYTFVDKDTCIACGACGATAPDIYDYDDEGLAEVIFDGDGNKGVTEIPEDLFDDLQDAQDGCPTDSIKVADAPFS
- the mobB gene encoding molybdopterin-guanine dinucleotide biosynthesis protein B, translating into MAHCIGFAGYSNSGKTTLIAKLVIEMKQRGYRIAVMKHDAHGHYKEAAGADSSIYVGSGADAVITLSPNMIHTYEKRGNVSLEEQLTAYSHMDFIFVEGFKKEKHPKIALFRTIEQREIVHHLEPSPIAIVTDLEDAESYYPHIPSINLNEVGRIANFIEHYFGGNLF
- a CDS encoding DNA polymerase IV, whose amino-acid sequence is MVTVGHHYPKQGRVILHIDMNAFYCSVHEAVEPELYKGKPIAVAGSVELRKGIIVTSSYTARGMGIKTGMQVRQALKICPDLILIRPDFELYRDFSRRFMQIAYSYSPMVESMSIDECFVDITGSKQFGTPMDIANSIQNRIMKELKLPCSIGVAPNKLLAKMGSDMKKPNGISVLRIRDVPYVLWDKPCNYLYGIGKKTADKLEKLGILTLGQLASADELLLTKQFGVLGAHLKRSANGIDPSLVNPEQEQSKSIGHTTTLPRDYTDRIEIHRVFLNLADQVARRLRKQELMALTIQITIRDPDMRTITRSVTLPTATEHMDDIYKTACELYDHQWDDGKPVRLLGITLQNLTMKEETFIQLDLFDYEKQPRREHLNKIMDGLRDKFGESAILTAGMMSDDPSAFIRNHKARGTSLQMDHLKKNPLHKEEEK